A DNA window from Bdellovibrio sp. BCCA contains the following coding sequences:
- a CDS encoding PA2779 family protein, whose product MFSKPFKIAGAVSMSAFVSHIPQVALAAPGMIPTRNFVEQSSRAQDLQTVQDYLSRTDVQKALMDRGLSAEEASSRLASLSEAELKQLSEQIHKAQAGGDILVTILVIVLIIFLIKRI is encoded by the coding sequence ATGTTTTCAAAACCTTTTAAAATAGCAGGTGCCGTTTCGATGTCGGCGTTTGTGAGTCATATTCCGCAGGTGGCGTTGGCAGCGCCTGGTATGATTCCAACGCGGAACTTTGTTGAGCAAAGCTCGCGCGCTCAAGATCTGCAAACAGTTCAAGACTATCTATCGCGAACGGATGTGCAGAAAGCGTTAATGGATCGCGGGCTTTCGGCAGAAGAAGCCTCCTCTCGATTGGCGAGTCTTTCTGAAGCAGAGCTTAAACAGCTTTCTGAGCAGATTCATAAGGCACAAGCTGGCGGTGATATCCTGGTCACCATTTTAGTGATTGTTTTGATTATCTTTCTTATCAAACGAATCTAG
- a CDS encoding PA2778 family cysteine peptidase: MLLSCASAPKQTEALLTGFYHGPSAHRIQNVPFIEQSAGHCGPAALTMVLSYWQKNISFQEIAPQAYTPGMKGSFQIDMITAARRQGMVAIPIVGLRDLLKEIENGHPVIVFENLSVSWLPQWHYAVVFGYDLRQEVALMHSGPERNKSWDLRKFERSWMLGDYWGLVVLPPDKLTVTAKEIDHVKAAAALEELGKKEEAEKAYMQILKKWSHSLGALIGLGNIKYSENKTRQAEEYLTQATRSHPNSAIAWHNLTIAFAANGKREQAKKSASEALKYASPAEKNIFAENLKTWTN; the protein is encoded by the coding sequence ATGCTTCTGTCTTGTGCGAGCGCTCCGAAGCAGACAGAAGCACTTTTGACAGGCTTTTATCATGGCCCCTCCGCACATCGGATTCAAAATGTTCCTTTTATAGAGCAAAGCGCCGGTCACTGCGGTCCAGCGGCGTTAACAATGGTTTTAAGTTACTGGCAGAAGAATATTTCCTTTCAAGAGATTGCGCCGCAAGCCTACACGCCAGGTATGAAGGGAAGCTTTCAAATAGATATGATAACTGCCGCGCGCAGACAAGGAATGGTGGCGATTCCGATTGTAGGATTGCGTGATCTTTTAAAAGAAATTGAAAACGGACATCCTGTTATCGTTTTTGAAAACCTTTCTGTCTCTTGGCTTCCACAGTGGCATTACGCTGTGGTTTTTGGATATGATTTGCGCCAAGAAGTCGCTCTTATGCATTCGGGTCCTGAAAGAAACAAATCTTGGGATCTAAGAAAATTTGAAAGATCGTGGATGCTAGGGGATTATTGGGGACTTGTTGTTCTGCCGCCAGATAAACTTACGGTCACGGCAAAAGAAATAGATCATGTGAAGGCTGCGGCCGCTCTGGAGGAGCTTGGCAAAAAAGAAGAAGCCGAAAAAGCTTATATGCAGATTCTGAAAAAATGGTCCCATAGCCTAGGAGCCTTGATAGGCCTAGGAAATATCAAGTATTCAGAAAATAAAACACGGCAGGCAGAGGAATATCTCACGCAGGCGACAAGGAGTCATCCCAACTCAGCGATCGCATGGCACAATCTAACCATTGCCTTTGCCGCGAATGGAAAGCGCGAACAAGCAAAAAAATCTGCCAGTGAAGCTTTAAAGTACGCTTCACCGGCGGAGAAAAATATTTTCGCGGAAAACTTAAAAACCTGGACGAATTAA
- a CDS encoding cysteine synthase A, whose translation MLYPTPLIKINSLSEMTGCQIYGKAEFLNVGGSVKDRAAHGIIEQAEKDGLLKAGGTIVEGTAGNTGIGLATLAAQKGYKCLIVMPNNQAAEKYQTLNALGVELVTVPPCPFADQNHFYHTARRLAEERGAFWANQFENVANYKSHYKTTGPEIWEQTNGKVDAFVCSSGTGGTIAGVSRYLKEKNTKVHVRLADPLGSGLYSYLKTGEIKSTGSSITEGIGIMRLTANFKEAVIDDAVQVNDTEMISMLYHLAQKDGLLVGTSAALNLYAAYKYALENQGNGLNIVTVLGDSALRYTSKIFNDAFLAEKNLLPHKLQTFS comes from the coding sequence GTGCTTTATCCAACTCCGCTTATTAAAATCAATTCCTTGTCTGAAATGACCGGCTGTCAAATTTACGGAAAGGCTGAATTTCTGAATGTTGGCGGCAGTGTTAAAGACCGCGCCGCTCACGGTATTATTGAGCAAGCTGAAAAAGATGGATTGCTAAAAGCTGGAGGAACCATTGTTGAGGGCACGGCTGGCAATACAGGAATTGGACTTGCAACGCTGGCAGCACAAAAAGGATATAAATGTTTGATTGTGATGCCCAACAATCAAGCCGCGGAAAAATATCAAACTTTAAATGCCTTGGGCGTGGAACTTGTCACCGTTCCTCCTTGTCCTTTCGCAGACCAAAATCATTTTTATCATACGGCAAGAAGACTTGCCGAAGAGCGCGGCGCTTTTTGGGCGAACCAATTTGAAAACGTGGCCAATTATAAGAGCCACTACAAAACAACCGGCCCTGAAATTTGGGAGCAAACAAATGGCAAAGTCGATGCCTTTGTTTGCTCGTCAGGAACCGGCGGAACCATTGCAGGAGTTTCTCGCTATCTGAAAGAAAAAAACACCAAAGTGCATGTTCGCTTAGCTGATCCTTTGGGATCAGGTCTTTATTCTTATTTAAAAACAGGTGAAATAAAATCAACGGGATCTTCGATCACCGAAGGCATCGGAATCATGCGCTTAACCGCGAACTTTAAAGAAGCTGTTATTGATGACGCCGTTCAAGTAAATGACACAGAGATGATATCCATGCTTTATCATCTGGCACAAAAAGATGGATTGCTCGTGGGAACATCCGCTGCTTTAAATTTGTATGCGGCCTACAAGTACGCGCTTGAAAACCAAGGCAACGGGCTGAACATTGTCACCGTTCTGGGGGATTCTGCACTTCGCTACACGTCTAAGATTTTTAACGACGCGTTCTTAGCGGAAAAGAATTTGCTGCCTCACAAACTGCAAACATTTTCATGA
- a CDS encoding pseudouridine synthase: protein MRILYQDDYFFAIDKPAGYFVHPPELSPYPVPKEKICLYHLRDLMKRDVFPVHRLDAPTSGVLLWATSREATRELSRLFMERQLQKTYHAVVRGHVQEEGSIDIPLEVLGEDGLLESLTVYKRLSAIELPFPVGKKYPTARYSLVDVKPVTGRWHQIRRHFDRVAHPLLGDIEHGDSHHNRFFRDHLEIKGLCLKALSVEFKHPWSGEDLKISAPPCEKWEKIYSLFGQN from the coding sequence ATGAGAATTCTTTATCAGGACGACTACTTCTTTGCGATCGATAAGCCTGCCGGGTACTTTGTACACCCGCCAGAGCTTTCTCCTTATCCTGTTCCGAAAGAAAAAATCTGTCTTTATCATCTGCGCGATCTTATGAAGCGTGATGTATTTCCCGTTCATCGCCTGGATGCTCCTACAAGTGGCGTTCTTTTGTGGGCGACGTCCCGGGAAGCCACCCGTGAACTGAGTCGCCTTTTTATGGAAAGGCAACTTCAGAAGACTTATCATGCGGTTGTGCGAGGACATGTTCAAGAAGAAGGTTCTATTGATATTCCTCTTGAAGTTTTGGGCGAAGATGGACTTCTTGAATCACTCACGGTTTACAAAAGACTCTCAGCCATAGAGCTGCCGTTTCCTGTTGGAAAAAAGTATCCAACCGCACGTTACTCTTTGGTGGACGTCAAACCTGTGACGGGTCGATGGCATCAAATCCGTCGTCACTTTGATCGTGTTGCTCATCCGCTTTTAGGTGACATAGAGCACGGCGATTCTCATCACAACCGGTTCTTCCGTGATCACTTGGAAATCAAAGGTCTTTGTCTAAAGGCGCTCAGTGTTGAGTTCAAACATCCTTGGAGCGGAGAAGATTTAAAAATTTCAGCACCACCTTGCGAAAAGTGGGAAAAGATCTATTCACTTTTTGGTCAGAACTAG
- a CDS encoding DEAD/DEAH box helicase gives MTIWLIWAILSDALFPGQVRIGPVFLSPLTLQNISQLRAPNEKVPLGELATYEEGLSFIEDSVFEGHEVQTTPQGSLQLQLFFAAKNSKKGYVVKVNEVNPGGDLEFHCDHCKTSMETPKTCEHQWTAFVYLWQALTSEQEGIVNRKLLKLAQDLEEPLQTSVARASQARFGFSQNIKLESVSLFLEDHPLLNSESIGSLLTSDLGKFKHQEMTRDLEVPSPLLWNMPEIFRKKVTAYSGFYLNEVNEQNRLAGMLRYNFTDGTQVSAKDILRHPLQRAVTKELLPQARTQNSAFSRWPLTQQKEHLFLSQNLRELEEIMQVLLGNVATKVNQGQLKLFLQSKNHPRLGLPLHYIEFDPGVELNWRVEFTEKAQLEAEFKLMSAHKKPFVYFESFAVEPTEGMLLVHPWLHEWNQIREVLSSISADENDFYVSVEGRPTIHLEGELEAKTVLKYLRTRAMPVRLAGESRTLSPSQSQLQIHLDESGDFFVQHDARVQGQKNLLRKGWTPRTVLYLKTLSEGLPFLMNADVKDVASRARRKRDWDLKILKHLGVLQYLFMELLSYHFEGMLTDGTVPDEDKIFLSLHSNIQALLISGSGVILAREQTLTELCSQTVLNHFEDFVAKTLKALKASESFYSEQGEVILEGVVEKEFHLLYEILKRMALSTGGDAFKKSRTSLLSKIWTGDVEKDPYLLDGKFHLPRVKKEGSQIHETLETLQGLIPYGFALYYNGLPLQELTEDEFKVDFILQTDEEHRDFNWFELNPKFFLRGQEIDPQTMSGFGSGGVIEYDGKLFLVPRKQMPSLRRLEHFWQKLQRGKTETSKKQGGEKVYHLPRHQVLELLALRASGVGIRGDEEWKKLCAFYDQMGSADRTVEIPKTVKADLKPYQVSGVQWLQDLYNLKLGALLADDMGLGKTLQTLTFLEDLRQKGDMGQVLVVVPSSLIFNWQSEVEKFTPDIPLTVFTTKDMMKVGKKLESKQDIVVLTTYGLLMENESFLNQYKWKVLIFDEAQNLKNITTKRTSSARALTARFKICLTGTPMENHYGEFYSLVDLLVPGSLGKIEDFRRQFVNTEMVTREEIEDLKLKIKPLMLRRTKKEILDQLPEKQETKVSIAFEERQMEIYRDIALSYNQKVQDSLLTQAEASVQLQMLTALLRLRQACSDPAALPNVRYDRIPPKLEALMDSIQEIVESGESALVFTQFLQTLEHTADLMHKAGIPVFVLHGGIPTKQRQKILSDFNKVPGGAVLIMTLKTGGVGLNLTKASYVFHLEPWWNPSVENQATDRAHRLGQSKAVQVFRYIMHESLEEKIELLKNRKDKKFQSLFTTTENDIDVGPGSGALTKEDFDLLIGLK, from the coding sequence GTGACAATTTGGCTTATCTGGGCCATCCTAAGTGATGCCCTTTTTCCGGGGCAGGTAAGGATTGGTCCTGTGTTTTTAAGCCCTCTGACGCTGCAGAATATTTCGCAACTCCGCGCTCCCAATGAGAAAGTTCCTTTGGGGGAGCTGGCGACCTATGAAGAGGGTCTCAGCTTTATTGAAGACAGTGTTTTTGAAGGCCACGAAGTCCAAACAACTCCGCAAGGGTCTTTGCAGTTGCAGCTGTTCTTTGCCGCAAAAAACTCAAAAAAGGGTTACGTCGTTAAGGTCAACGAAGTCAATCCGGGTGGTGATTTGGAGTTTCATTGCGATCATTGCAAAACCTCCATGGAAACGCCTAAAACGTGTGAACACCAATGGACAGCGTTTGTTTATTTGTGGCAGGCTTTGACGTCAGAGCAAGAAGGCATCGTCAATCGCAAGCTTTTAAAACTGGCGCAAGATTTGGAAGAGCCTCTGCAAACAAGTGTTGCTAGAGCCTCGCAAGCACGCTTTGGTTTCTCTCAAAACATCAAACTTGAATCTGTCAGTCTTTTTCTCGAGGATCATCCTTTGCTCAACTCCGAATCCATCGGAAGTTTGTTGACCTCGGATCTAGGCAAATTCAAACACCAAGAAATGACCAGAGATCTTGAGGTTCCTTCTCCGCTATTGTGGAATATGCCAGAGATCTTCCGCAAAAAAGTAACGGCCTACTCCGGATTTTATCTCAATGAAGTGAACGAGCAAAATCGCTTAGCAGGAATGCTCCGCTATAACTTTACGGATGGGACGCAAGTTTCGGCAAAAGATATTTTGCGCCATCCTTTGCAAAGAGCGGTGACAAAAGAACTTTTGCCTCAAGCACGAACACAAAATTCTGCTTTTTCACGCTGGCCTTTAACGCAGCAAAAAGAGCATCTGTTCTTAAGCCAAAATCTCCGCGAGCTTGAAGAGATCATGCAAGTTCTCTTGGGAAATGTCGCCACAAAAGTGAATCAAGGTCAGCTCAAACTTTTCTTGCAATCCAAAAATCATCCGCGCTTGGGACTGCCTCTGCATTACATCGAATTCGATCCGGGAGTGGAATTAAACTGGCGCGTCGAGTTTACGGAAAAAGCCCAGCTTGAAGCTGAGTTTAAACTGATGAGCGCTCATAAAAAGCCTTTCGTTTATTTTGAGTCCTTTGCTGTAGAACCCACAGAAGGAATGCTTTTGGTTCATCCGTGGTTGCATGAATGGAATCAAATCCGCGAAGTTCTCAGCAGCATTTCTGCAGACGAAAATGATTTCTATGTTTCAGTTGAAGGCCGGCCCACAATTCATCTGGAAGGCGAGCTAGAGGCGAAGACCGTTCTAAAATATCTGCGCACTCGCGCAATGCCAGTTCGTCTTGCCGGTGAGTCCAGAACCTTAAGTCCATCACAAAGTCAGTTGCAGATTCACTTAGATGAGTCCGGTGATTTCTTCGTGCAACACGATGCTCGCGTTCAGGGACAAAAAAATCTTTTGCGTAAAGGTTGGACGCCGCGAACGGTTCTTTATCTTAAGACCTTGTCTGAAGGTTTGCCGTTCCTTATGAATGCGGATGTGAAAGATGTCGCAAGTCGCGCTCGTCGCAAACGCGATTGGGATTTAAAAATTTTAAAACATCTCGGCGTTCTGCAATACCTCTTTATGGAATTGTTGTCCTATCACTTTGAAGGCATGCTCACCGATGGCACGGTTCCAGACGAGGATAAAATCTTCTTATCTTTGCACAGCAATATTCAAGCACTTCTGATCAGCGGTTCGGGCGTTATCTTGGCCCGCGAGCAAACTTTGACGGAACTATGCTCGCAAACGGTTCTCAATCATTTTGAAGATTTCGTGGCAAAAACTTTAAAAGCTCTGAAAGCCAGTGAATCTTTTTATTCAGAACAAGGTGAAGTGATTCTTGAAGGTGTCGTCGAAAAAGAATTCCATCTTCTGTATGAAATTCTTAAGCGCATGGCCCTTTCAACAGGAGGCGATGCCTTTAAAAAATCTCGCACGTCGCTTTTGTCAAAAATTTGGACCGGCGACGTAGAAAAGGATCCTTACTTGCTTGACGGCAAGTTTCATCTGCCAAGAGTAAAAAAAGAAGGATCGCAAATTCACGAAACCTTAGAAACTCTGCAAGGATTGATTCCTTACGGTTTCGCACTTTATTACAATGGTCTGCCCTTGCAAGAACTGACCGAAGATGAATTTAAAGTCGACTTTATTTTGCAAACAGATGAAGAGCATCGCGATTTTAATTGGTTTGAACTTAATCCAAAATTCTTCTTGCGTGGCCAAGAAATTGATCCGCAAACTATGTCAGGTTTTGGCAGCGGCGGGGTGATTGAATACGACGGGAAACTTTTTTTAGTTCCTCGTAAACAGATGCCGTCGTTAAGACGTCTAGAACATTTCTGGCAAAAACTGCAACGCGGAAAAACTGAGACCAGCAAAAAACAAGGTGGCGAAAAAGTTTATCATTTGCCGCGCCATCAAGTTCTGGAACTTTTGGCTTTGCGAGCTTCAGGTGTCGGCATTCGCGGTGACGAAGAGTGGAAAAAGCTTTGCGCTTTCTATGACCAAATGGGATCAGCGGATCGCACTGTGGAAATTCCAAAGACGGTGAAAGCGGACTTAAAGCCGTATCAGGTTTCTGGCGTTCAGTGGTTGCAGGATCTTTACAATTTAAAACTAGGCGCTTTGCTGGCTGACGACATGGGTTTAGGTAAAACCCTGCAGACGTTGACATTCCTTGAAGATCTTCGTCAAAAAGGCGACATGGGCCAAGTCTTGGTTGTCGTTCCGTCGTCATTGATTTTTAACTGGCAAAGTGAAGTTGAAAAATTCACTCCGGATATTCCTCTTACGGTCTTTACAACCAAAGACATGATGAAGGTGGGAAAGAAACTTGAATCCAAGCAAGATATCGTGGTGCTAACGACCTACGGTCTTTTGATGGAAAACGAAAGTTTCCTTAATCAGTATAAATGGAAAGTTTTGATCTTCGATGAAGCGCAGAACTTAAAGAATATCACCACGAAACGCACAAGCTCCGCTCGTGCATTGACGGCACGCTTTAAGATTTGTCTTACGGGAACACCGATGGAAAATCACTACGGAGAGTTTTATTCTCTGGTAGATCTTTTGGTGCCTGGCAGTCTTGGAAAGATCGAAGATTTCCGTCGTCAGTTCGTAAATACGGAAATGGTGACTCGTGAGGAGATCGAAGATTTGAAACTCAAAATCAAACCTTTGATGCTTCGTCGCACGAAAAAAGAAATTCTCGATCAGCTTCCTGAAAAACAAGAAACGAAAGTCAGCATTGCCTTTGAAGAAAGACAGATGGAGATCTATCGCGACATCGCTCTTTCTTATAATCAAAAAGTGCAAGACAGTCTTTTGACACAAGCAGAAGCCAGCGTGCAATTGCAAATGCTCACGGCTCTTTTGCGTCTTCGCCAAGCGTGTTCTGACCCGGCGGCTCTTCCAAATGTCCGCTATGATCGTATTCCGCCAAAGCTTGAGGCCTTGATGGATTCTATTCAAGAGATCGTGGAGTCCGGCGAAAGTGCTCTGGTCTTTACGCAGTTCTTGCAGACTTTAGAGCACACGGCCGATCTTATGCATAAGGCGGGTATTCCTGTTTTCGTTTTGCATGGTGGAATTCCAACAAAACAAAGACAGAAAATCTTGTCGGATTTTAACAAAGTTCCCGGCGGAGCTGTCTTAATCATGACTCTAAAAACGGGTGGTGTGGGGTTGAACCTTACGAAAGCCAGTTATGTTTTCCATTTAGAGCCATGGTGGAATCCATCGGTGGAAAACCAAGCAACAGACCGTGCGCATCGTTTGGGTCAAAGTAAGGCCGTGCAGGTTTTCAGATACATCATGCATGAGTCTTTAGAGGAAAAAATCGAACTTCTAAAAAATCGTAAAGATAAGAAGTTCCAATCACTCTTTACGACGACAGAAAATGATATCGATGTTGGCCCCGGCAGTGGAGCCCTGACGAAGGAAGATTTCGACCTTCTTATCGGTCTAAAATAA
- the hflX gene encoding GTPase HflX, which produces MENVHSDKPLNAFLVGIQLPRVSDEEMKASLAELSRLVTTLGYNVIGQTSQRRQSDRRATVFGDGKLKDIATWTGGTGVVGPTFVKKKHKAALKFKSNDDDADDDFDFEDLDADLDYSTEAEDPSEIENPTSHKELAQVLVVDCELSPSQIRNLESATGAQVLDRTGVIIEIFSRHARTRAARLQVEIAKLTYVAPRLREVGGGEDRQGGGIGGKGAGESSIELDRRKIRDRIKELKKEFASIAQEHDVRRARRGQEITVALVGYTNAGKSSLMRALTGSDVLVADKLFATLDTTVRILYPETKPKILISDTVGFIKKLPHDLVASFKSTLDEALNASLLLYVVDCADSTFRSQLEVTKSVLAEVGAGEIENILVLNKVDKLTPEELANLKTEYPDAIFMSSLNPEDVASLREFLVKHFETAMVDQDLFIPYDVQGAIGEIRGKLRVLSESYDERGVTLKVRAHADDVKRIRTRFGI; this is translated from the coding sequence ATGGAAAACGTACACAGCGACAAACCTCTCAATGCGTTTCTTGTCGGCATTCAATTGCCCCGCGTTTCTGATGAAGAAATGAAGGCATCTTTAGCCGAACTTTCTCGTCTCGTAACGACTTTAGGCTACAACGTCATTGGTCAAACTTCACAGCGCCGTCAATCAGATCGCCGTGCCACAGTGTTTGGTGATGGAAAACTAAAAGACATCGCGACATGGACTGGCGGTACCGGTGTGGTCGGACCTACATTCGTTAAGAAAAAACACAAAGCGGCTTTAAAATTTAAAAGCAATGATGACGACGCCGATGATGATTTTGATTTCGAAGATCTCGATGCGGACCTCGATTATTCAACAGAAGCCGAAGATCCCAGTGAAATTGAAAATCCAACATCACATAAGGAACTGGCTCAAGTTCTGGTTGTGGACTGCGAACTTTCGCCTTCACAGATTAGAAACTTAGAGAGTGCTACCGGTGCGCAAGTTTTAGATCGCACAGGTGTTATTATTGAAATTTTCAGTCGTCACGCACGAACACGCGCCGCTCGCCTGCAGGTTGAAATCGCAAAACTAACTTATGTAGCTCCCCGTTTACGTGAAGTCGGTGGCGGAGAAGATCGTCAAGGCGGCGGTATCGGCGGAAAAGGTGCCGGTGAATCCAGCATCGAACTAGATCGCCGTAAAATTCGTGACCGCATCAAAGAACTCAAAAAAGAATTCGCGTCCATCGCGCAAGAACATGATGTGCGTCGCGCGCGCCGTGGACAAGAAATCACGGTGGCTCTTGTTGGTTACACGAATGCGGGGAAATCTTCCTTGATGCGTGCTTTGACTGGCAGTGATGTCTTGGTGGCCGATAAACTTTTTGCGACCTTAGACACCACGGTTCGTATTCTTTATCCTGAAACAAAGCCCAAAATTTTGATTTCTGATACGGTCGGCTTTATCAAAAAACTTCCCCATGATCTGGTGGCGTCTTTTAAATCTACTTTGGATGAGGCGCTTAATGCTTCTTTGCTTTTGTATGTTGTCGATTGTGCGGATTCAACATTCCGCTCGCAACTGGAAGTCACAAAATCTGTTTTAGCTGAAGTCGGCGCTGGCGAGATTGAGAATATTTTAGTCTTAAACAAAGTTGATAAACTCACGCCCGAAGAGCTTGCAAATTTAAAAACCGAATATCCGGATGCGATTTTTATGTCTTCTTTAAATCCGGAAGACGTAGCGTCTCTGCGCGAGTTCTTGGTTAAGCACTTTGAAACAGCCATGGTCGATCAGGATTTATTTATTCCTTATGATGTTCAAGGGGCTATTGGCGAGATTCGCGGAAAGCTGCGCGTGCTTTCTGAGTCTTATGATGAGCGCGGAGTCACTTTAAAAGTGCGCGCTCATGCCGATGATGTGAAAAGAATTAGAACCCGCTTTGGGATCTAA
- a CDS encoding CvfB family protein — translation MIQIGRFNKLKVLKHVDFGVFLDGEDDGEILLPLRYMPEECEVGDTVDVFVMFDSDDRLMATTETPKAMVGDFALLKVVAVESVGAFLDWGLSKDLFLPYAEQIHTPKVGQDIIVYIYTDKSDRISASMRLDRHVDKSPVDLKEGQEVELLIAGKTDLGYKAIVNNKIWGVLYANEVFKPLKYGQRTPGYIKKIRTDGKIDLSLQKTDKVGHEAAEDVGPLILDLLQKKGGYLAINDKTPPETIYNLFGVSKKKYKIALGGLYKKRLITVDDDGIRLAK, via the coding sequence ATGATTCAAATCGGACGATTTAATAAGCTCAAAGTTCTTAAACACGTCGACTTCGGTGTCTTCTTAGATGGCGAAGACGACGGTGAAATCCTTTTACCTTTACGCTATATGCCTGAAGAATGCGAAGTCGGCGACACGGTAGACGTGTTTGTGATGTTTGACTCTGACGACCGCCTGATGGCAACGACAGAAACACCTAAGGCCATGGTTGGTGACTTTGCCTTGTTAAAGGTCGTTGCCGTTGAATCTGTTGGCGCCTTCTTAGATTGGGGTCTTTCTAAAGATCTTTTTCTTCCTTACGCAGAACAAATTCATACGCCCAAAGTAGGACAAGATATTATCGTTTATATCTATACAGATAAGAGCGACCGTATTTCTGCTTCGATGCGCTTAGATCGTCATGTTGATAAATCCCCTGTCGACCTGAAAGAAGGTCAAGAGGTGGAGCTTTTAATCGCAGGCAAAACAGACCTAGGCTACAAAGCTATTGTTAATAATAAAATCTGGGGCGTTCTTTACGCGAATGAAGTCTTTAAGCCTCTCAAATATGGACAGCGCACTCCGGGCTATATCAAAAAAATCCGTACCGATGGTAAAATTGATTTGAGTCTGCAAAAAACAGATAAAGTGGGTCATGAAGCGGCCGAGGATGTCGGTCCTTTGATCTTGGATCTTCTGCAGAAAAAAGGCGGCTATCTTGCGATCAACGACAAGACTCCGCCAGAGACGATTTACAATCTGTTCGGTGTTAGCAAAAAGAAATACAAGATTGCTTTAGGCGGTCTTTATAAAAAACGCCTGATCACAGTGGATGACGACGGGATTCGCTTAGCGAAATAA
- a CDS encoding ABC-F family ATP-binding cassette domain-containing protein: MISTSNVSLRFGGKKLFDEVNVKFTPGNCYGLIGANGAGKTTFLKILSKEIEPNTGEVVIPPNLRLSVLKQDHYAYDNVPVLKTVLMGNDRLFKVMEEKDKLYAKPDFSEEDGVRASELETEFAELNGWEAESEAGVMLAGLGISDALHAKLMKDLDPGDKVKVLLAQALFGQPDILLLDEPTNHLDIYAIQWLEEFLFNFENTVIVVSHDRHFLNKVCTHMADIDYSKVTIYSGNYEFWRQATELSQRLRADQAKKNADKAEELKSFIQRFSANASKSRQASSRQKQLEKLDLGDLPVSTRRQPFVGFDPKREAGNDLLTVNGLTKSVNGELLLNNVSFTIKKGDKVVLLGKNDVAKTLLLDILAGEVEPDSGSFNWGITTTRSYFPTDNSKYFDTDANSLVEWLREYSDDKDESFLRGFLGKMLFSGDDALKKPRVLSGGEKVRCMLSKMMLSGANVLLMDGPTAHLDLESISAVNEGVKRFKGTVIFTCHDHEFVQTVANRIIELDGGVVEDLVTTYDEYIESKKPQ, from the coding sequence ATGATCAGCACTTCCAACGTCAGCTTAAGATTCGGTGGCAAAAAACTTTTTGATGAAGTGAATGTTAAATTCACTCCCGGCAACTGCTATGGCCTTATTGGTGCCAACGGTGCCGGTAAGACCACCTTCCTAAAAATTCTTTCTAAAGAAATCGAACCTAATACAGGTGAAGTGGTAATCCCACCGAACTTGCGTTTGTCAGTTTTAAAACAAGATCACTATGCTTATGACAACGTCCCTGTTTTAAAAACAGTGTTAATGGGAAATGATCGTCTGTTTAAGGTGATGGAGGAAAAAGACAAGCTTTATGCGAAGCCCGATTTTTCCGAAGAAGACGGCGTGAGAGCTTCTGAACTTGAAACAGAGTTTGCGGAACTCAACGGTTGGGAAGCGGAGTCTGAAGCGGGCGTGATGCTGGCAGGCCTTGGTATTTCTGATGCTCTTCACGCAAAACTGATGAAAGATCTTGATCCCGGTGACAAAGTTAAAGTTTTGCTCGCGCAAGCTTTGTTCGGTCAGCCCGATATTTTGTTGCTGGATGAGCCGACGAATCACTTGGATATCTATGCGATTCAATGGCTTGAAGAATTTTTGTTCAACTTCGAAAACACCGTCATCGTGGTTTCGCATGACCGTCACTTCTTAAACAAAGTCTGCACACACATGGCAGATATTGATTATAGCAAAGTGACAATCTATTCCGGTAACTACGAATTCTGGCGTCAGGCTACGGAGCTGAGCCAACGTTTGCGCGCGGATCAAGCTAAGAAAAATGCCGACAAAGCCGAAGAGCTTAAAAGTTTTATTCAGCGTTTCAGTGCGAACGCTTCGAAATCTCGTCAGGCCTCTTCTCGCCAAAAACAGCTTGAGAAATTGGATCTGGGTGATTTGCCTGTGTCGACTCGCCGTCAACCGTTTGTCGGCTTTGATCCAAAACGTGAAGCCGGTAACGATCTTTTGACGGTGAACGGACTGACGAAATCTGTGAATGGCGAATTGTTGTTAAATAATGTCAGCTTCACGATTAAAAAAGGCGACAAAGTCGTTCTTCTTGGAAAAAATGACGTCGCAAAAACTTTGCTTCTGGATATTTTAGCCGGAGAGGTTGAGCCGGATTCTGGTTCTTTCAATTGGGGTATCACAACGACTCGCAGTTACTTCCCCACTGACAACTCTAAGTACTTTGACACTGACGCCAATTCTTTGGTGGAATGGCTTCGCGAATACTCTGACGATAAAGATGAATCTTTCTTGCGCGGATTCTTAGGGAAAATGCTTTTCAGCGGTGACGACGCTCTTAAAAAACCTCGCGTGCTTTCCGGGGGCGAAAAAGTTCGCTGCATGCTTTCTAAGATGATGCTTTCAGGTGCTAACGTTCTTTTGATGGACGGTCCGACAGCTCACTTGGATTTGGAATCAATCTCTGCCGTGAATGAAGGTGTGAAGCGCTTTAAAGGGACTGTGATCTTCACGTGTCACGATCATGAGTTTGTACAAACAGTGGCAAATCGTATCATTGAACTTGATGGCGGCGTAGTTGAAGACCTCGTTACTACTTACGATGAATATATCGAGTCAAAGAAGCCACAATGA